GTACATTTATTGATGGCGATGGCCCAATGCCTTGGTAATAATATTTTGTAGAGCTTAACGATATTTTTTTAAAACTAATGGAGGCATTAAATTATGAATAGTATTACTTTTGAAGAGCATTTTGTATTAAAAGAAGTTCAACAACAGATGGGTGATGCACTTAAACCATCACCAAATGGCGTACCATTAAATGCTATGTTGGAAGCTTTAGAAAAAGAGACTGGATTTTCAAATGAAGACGAAATAACTAACCATGACCAACGTATAAAATTTATGGATGAACAAGATGTACAAATGCAAGTTTTATCATATGGTAATGGCTCACCATCACTGCTAAAAGGAGAAAAAGCAATCGAGTTATGCCAATATACGAATGACCGTTTAAAACAATATATCGACGAGCATTCAGACCGCTTCCTCGGCTTTGCAACATTACCTATTAATGAGCCTGAAGCAGCAGCGACTGAATTAAAACGTTGTATTAACGAGCTTGGATTTAAAGGCGCACTTATTTTCGGTCGCCCAAATGGTAAATTTTTAGATAATCCAGAGTTCGATGTTATTTTTGAAACAGCAGAACAACTCGACGTACCTATTTATCTACACCCTGCTCCAATTAGTGATGAAGCTTATCAAGCTTATTATCAAAGTGATAATTATTCAGACGCCACTGCCGCAACTTTTGCTAGCTTTGGTTATGGTTGGCACATCGATGTTGGTATTCATGCAATGCGTTTAGTATTAAGTGGCCTCTTCGATCGACACCCTAATTTATCAATGATAATTGGGCATTGGGGTGAATTCACACCATTTTTCTATGAACGAATGGACGATATTATACATGCACCACACCTAGATCATGACCCAAGTTATTATTTTAAAACTAATTTTTATATCACTCCTAGTGGCATGTTGACGAAACCGCAATTCGATATGGTGAAAAACGCAGTTGGTATAGATCATATCTTATACTCTGCAGACTATCCTTATGTAAAACCAGAAAACTTGGGGACATTTTTAGCTGAATTAGGATTAACTTCTGAAGAACAGGATAAAGTTAATTATAAAAACGCACAAAAATTATTGAAGCTTAAGTAATATTAAAATGGAGGATTCAATATGAATACAATAGATTTACCAGGCGCTAAACTACGCTATTATCAAGTCGGTCAAGGTCCTATCCTTATTCTTATACCAGGTGCAAATGGTACGGGGGATATCTTTTTACCACTTGCTGAACGTTTAAAAGAGCACTTTACAGTCGTTGCGATTGATAGAAGAGATTATGGTAATAGCGAATTAACGCAATCTTTACCTGAAGAAGCAAGTAATCCTAATAGTGAATATCGTGTTAAAAGAGATGCGCATGATGTGGCAGCACTTGCACAACAATTAAGCGAAGAACCTGTTTATGTGTTGGGTTCAAGTTCAGGGGCAATCGTCGCTATGCATGTGTTAAAAGAACACCCAGAAGTCGTTAAGGAAATTGCTTTCCATGAGCCACCTATTAATACCTTTTTACCTGACAGCGACTATTGGAAAGAAAAAAATGATGAAATTGTTAAAATAGCTTTAAACGAAGGTTTGCAACAAGCGATGCAAGTGTTTGGCAAGACGCTCAACATTGCACCTTTAGATGCTAAGAGTATGTCACAACCTGTATCAGAAAACGACGAAGACCAAAAAGCTCAATATGAACGTATGATGTTTTGGGTCGAATACGAAATCAGACAATATACTCACTCAAATATTACAATAGCTGATTTAGCACACTATAAAGATAAGGTAGTGCTGTTCAATGGTACTGATTCAAAAGGCTCATTCCCTCAGGACGTAAACTTTTATATCAATGAACAAACAGATATTAAACTTTTAGACATCCCTGGAGGCCATCTTGGCTACGTACAAAAACCAGATGGTTTTGCAGAAGTACTATTAAATACATGGAAGTAGAGAGGTCGTATTATGCTTTTTGAACGGAATAACGCTTATACAACCGACAGTTTATTGGCTAAAGCAGATATTCAAGAATTAATAACTTTTGAGCGTTTTAGTCGAGATAATAGTTTATGGGATAGTATGCGAACGTGTTTTGCAGACGATGCTCATATTAATATTTCATGGTTTAGTGGCAGCGGAGAAGAATTTGTCGAGTCTTCTAAGGCTATGAATCGTTATGCCCCACATCAAATTTATAATTCACAGATTTGGATTAACAATGAGCGTGCAATTGCAATTATGCAAGTAACGATTCAAACGAGACTTTCGATAAATGATGTGCAAATGCAACTTAACTCAGATGCTAAAATCATTTATTGTTTAACCAAGATAGAAAATACATGGTATATACATCATATGGAATGTGTATATGAAAAAGACAGTCTTACACCTGTATTTCCATCAAGCATGACGCTTGAACAACAAGATTTTAAGTCATATCGTTCTAGCTATGCTTGTCTATCCTATTGTCTCAACTACTTAGGATATGAGGTTAATCATGATTTACAAGGTATTGATAGACCAGATGCACTGAACACATTTTACCAACATTTAGATCATTGGTTAACCTATCGTTCAGATTCACTTAAATAGAAAGAAGTTGGTTATTTTGAATAAAATAGATATGCACTCCCACTATATTTCACCAGGTTTCGCACAATTTTTAGATGATTACTTTGATGGTCAAGGTGATGGTGTCCCTACACCACATTTTTCAATAGATAATTATTTATCGTTAATGCAAGAAGCAGACATAGATTATGGGGTATTGTCGATTTCTAGCCCTCATTTAAGCGCGGCTCCAGACGAAGAAATGCTTAAATTAACTGAAGAAGTTAATGACTATGGTGCTAATCTAACAAAAAGTTACAAAGATAAAATAGGCTTTTTCGCTTCACTTCCTCTGCCTTTAGTGGAAGAAAGTGTTAGAGCTATTGATTATGCTCTAGATGTGCAAAATGCCCATGGTTTTACGTTACCAACTAACGCTCGAGGTATTTATTTAGGCGATCAACGCTTAGACGATATTTTAGCAAAATTAAATGAGCGTCATGCCTTAGTAGCTATTCATCCAAATGAACCTAAACCTATTAACGACGACATTAAAGCAGAAATTTTAACGCCTTTAATGGAATTCTTTTTTGACACTACACGTACGATTATCTTTATGAATCAAAATAATGTCTTCAGTCGTTATCCAAATATTAAGTGGATTGTTCCTCATAGTGGTGCATTATTGCCTATCATTGTTCAACGAGTTGATATGGGTAATAAAATGTTTGATGTTGAAAATCAACCGGATGATTTAGAGCAAACGATGCAATCACTATATTTCGATTTAGCTGGTAAAGTTCTACCACATCAACTACCTACACTGTTAACTATGGTAGACGAAAATAAAATTGTCTATGGTGCAGACGCACCTTATACAACAGATAACGTTGTTAAGTTACTAAACGATGAATTAGAAAGCTCATCACTATTAACAGACGAACAGCGACAAAAATTATTTTATGATAATGCACAAAATCTCATATCAAATTAAAATTAGAGCGGCACAGAAACCTTATCTTTATAAGAAAGTTTTGTAGTCCCACCCCGGCAAGGATGACTAGAGTTGAAAGCAACTTGATACAAGCGCATATTCAACTCAGTTATCTACTGTCATTAAAAACGAGAGTCTGAAGACATTGCTGTCCCAGACTCTCATTTTTCGTTAACAATAATTATTTTGACTTGTAGCTATTATTTCTAATATCTCCACTTGCAACAATTACATCTTTATCACCAAATGCTTCGTTATTTATAAAGTTATGCAATAATTTTTTGACGCCCTGTTCTATTCGAGCTTGTGACTCTAAAGTCATACCTGAGTAATGAATTGTCATTGCATTAAGTGGCATCGTTCTCCATGGATGATCATCGGGTGCAGGTTGTGGATACCAAACGTCGCCTCCATATCCTTGAATATGCCCATCTTCTAGTAACTTAACGATATCATCTTTATTAACGATTTTACCACGCGCAGTATTTACTACGTAACTTCCTTTTTTCATACGGCTTAATACATCATAATTAAATAAATCATCTGTTTCCGGCGTTAACGGTGATAATATAACTAAGACATCGCTAGTAGCTACTAAATCATCAAAATCGGTATAAATTGAGTATGGTGTATCTTCTTGACTAGAACGTCTGTAATGTTTAACTTCAACATTAAAAGGTTGCAATCTTTGTGCTACTAATTCACCTATTTGACCATAGCCAAAAATACCTACTTGCTTTCCTTGTAATTCGTATGCGTTATTACCTACCGCTGATAAATTCCATTCACCATCTCTAGATTGTCTATGACCCTCTTCATAATTACGTAATAAAATCAAAATATCCATTACTGTATGCTCAGCTACACTAATTGTGTTACATCCTGTCACTTCGACTACTGTAATGTCATTTGCACTTGCTGCTTCTAAATCTACATGGTCCGATCCAACACCAGCCGTTATAGCTAATTTTAATTTAGACGCTTTATTGATACGTTTAGCATCCATGTATGCTGGTAAGAATGGTGCACTAATAACAACGTCCATATCCTCTATGTGTTGATCTATATCTTGATCATTATTTACTACAATAAATTCGATATCTTCATCATATTTTTCCAAATAAGCTTTTAGATCTAGCGCATGACTGTCGTCTAATAATTGATTACTATTTGCTTCATTTGTAGCTTCTGGAAACAACGCTACAATTTTCATAATTTTCACGACCTTTTTAATTTTAATAATTAATTCAATCGATTAAGGTTTTAATACAACTTTAATATTATTATCTTTTTTCTGATCAAAAATATCATAAGCTTCTGAAGCTTTATCTAAAGGCATGTTATGGGTAATAATATCTGTTGGATTAAAGACATTATCACGTATCATGTCATATAACTTAGGCATTAAATGAATAACTGGTGCTTGACCTGTTTTCATTTCTACGTCACGGTTAAATATTAAATTCAACGGAAAATTATCTGCCGGAGAAGCGTATACTCCTGTTAATTGAATAGTGCCGAATTTTCTTACTGCTTCTGCCGCGGTATCGATAGGACTGATTGTCCCACGTTGCGCAGAGTCAGCACCCAATTGTTGTTCAGAAGCTTTGACTTGGCCATCCATGCCAACGCAATCAATGACTACATCCGCCCCTCCTTGTGTCTCTTCACGCAATAATTTTCCTATCTCCTGTTCTTTGCTAAAATTGTAAACTTCAACTTGATTGTATTGTTTTGCGTGTTCTAATCTATGGTCAACATTATCAACACCAATCACACGCTTAGCCCCTTTTAACTTGGCAAATTTTTGCGCCATTAATCCAATAGGGCCACATCCTAAAACAATAACAGTGTCTCCTTTTTTCACCCCAGAATGTTCTACACTCCAGTATGCAGTTGGAACTACATCAGATAAAAATAAAACTTGTTCGTCCTTCATGTCGCTATCCGGAACAACAAATGAAGAAAAATCTGCATAAGGGACTCTTAAATATTCTGCTTGGCCACCCCAATGATTCCCATGCATGTTACCAAAACCAAATAAGCCCCCATTATCCATTTTCCAATTAATTGGATCTTGATTTGAATTATCACATTGAGACTCCATCTCGTTCTGACAATAGTAACACTCGCCACAACCAATATTGAAAGGGATAACTACTCTATCACCTTTTTTTAATTTTTTAACATCTTTACCAACCTCTTCGACGATTCCCATTGGTTCGTGACCAATAACAAATCCTGGATCCATCATTAAGTCACCTTGATGATATAAATGTAAATCTGAGCCACAAATACCTGTTGCAGTTATTTTAATTATGGCATCTGTCGTTTCTTCTATTTTAGGATCCTCAACTTGTCTAACTTCCATTTGCTTTTGTCCTTGAAAAGTTACAGCTTTCATAAAAATTTCCCCCTCGAATGAATGATTTAACACGGTACACTTCTACCGACATGATAGATTTAATGTGAGCTATTAAAATTATTTAAAAAGTTATCAATATTATTCATTAGAACTTACATTAGGTTTTGATCCCTTGAGTGGCTTATTTGAAGTTGCTTTGAAATAAATACTAAATACAATAAAACCTATTATATTTACTATCATCAAATAAAAAGCAGGGTTTAACTGTCCACTTTTTAAGTTACTCAATAGTGATAAAATGAAAGGAGTTAAACCGCCAAAAATAGCCGTTCCAATATTATAAATAATCGATAAAAATTTCATACGCACATTTGTATGAGTAATTGCGGGTAACGTAGAAGGCATAACGCCGTTAAATACAGATAACATAATTGCAAAAATCATTATGCCAATGAAAACTATAAATATATGATTATTACCATTCATTAATAGAAATGCAGGAATTGAAAAACATACAAAGCTACCTAATCCAACTAGGATAACGCTCTTGTTGTTAAATTTATCGCTTAATAAACCGAAGCTAAAAATAAATGGCAACATGAGTATTAAGGCTATTGCGTTAAGTACTGTAGAAAATTGTGGTGCTAAACCTACATTTGTTTTTAAAAATGAGGGCAAGTAAGTCAAAAACATATAATTATTAACATTTAAAAATATTACCGCAACAGTCATAATGATTGCTTCTTTTTTATAATTTTTGAAAGCTGTTAATAAATGATTTTGTGCTTCTTCTGTTCTATTCTTAAATGAAGGTGTTTCATCTAATCTATAGCGTAAATAAACAACTATAATGCCAAAAGGTGCCGCCAATAAAAATGGCAACCGCCAACCCCAAGTATTAATTTGTTGCGCTGAAAGACTATACAATAACGTTGCAACAATAATTGCAGCTAGTGCATTACCTATCATCGTACCCATTTCTAAAACACTTGTTAAACGACCTCTTTTATTGTCTGGACTACTTTCAACAATGTATGTCATGGCACCACTATACTCACCGCCTGTTGAAAAAGATTGCAACATTCTAACGAGTAAGAGTAAGACAGGAGCGAGCACACCAATTTGTGACGAGGTTGGTAAAATACCTAACGCCAAGGTTGAAGAGGCCATTATAGTGATTGTAGTCGTTAGAACTACCTTTCTACCATACCGATCACCGATATAACCAAAAAAGATGGCGCCTATCGGTCGTACTAAAAACGCAATTGCAAATGTTCCAAAAGTAAATAGTAATTGGTTTTTATCCGCAACATTACCAAAGAAATTTTTGCTAATATATACTGCAAGTTGTGCGTATAATGCAAAATCAAACCACTCTATTGCATTTCCCATCGATGTAACGATAACTTTTTTTCTCACGTCAGAGCTCTTAATTAAATTATGAGCCTGAGCCATATCCACACTCCTTTCTCAATATTTTAATAACTATTACTTAAAAATTACCGTGTTTATCATAGGTGTTAATTTGTTATAGCCATTTAATGATTAACAAAACTATGTGTTGCAAGATATTTATTTTGTTAATTTATGTTCCTTCAAACTTTTTTAACATTTACATGTGTTTTTTGTTATGTTCCGACAATAGAATATATCTTTTTGCAGCTTATAAATGCTAAAATATAATTCAAGTTCACTTCAAAATTACTAATTATTATGTAATAAACATATATTAGTTAAAATAAATTTTGATCATTACAAGGGGGGTTCTCATGTTTCTAGCATGGAATGAAATAAAGCGAAATAAATTAAAGTTCAGCCTAATTATCGGCGTGCTAATCATGATTAGTTATTTGCTTTTTTTACTATCTGGATTAGCAAATGGGTTGATTAACATGAATAGAGAAGGTATAGATAAGTGGCATGCCGACGCTATTATACTTAAGAAAGACGCCAATCAAACCGTCGAACAGTCTAATTTTAAGTTAGATAAAGCACCAAAAGACTATAAACAACAAGCTTCACTGAAACAAAGTGGTGTAATTGTTTCCAATAGCAAGCACGAAGAAAATGCATTACTATTTGGTGTGACAAAGGATTCATTTTTAATGCCAAAATTGATAGCAGGACATAATTTCAAGAAAGATAATCAGGTTGTAGCAGATGAAACATTAAAAGAGAAAGGCTTCCATCTTGGAGACAAACTGTCATTGTCACAATCTGACGAAAAGTTAAAAATTGTAGGTTTTAGTAGCAGTGCAAAATACAATGCCTCTCCAGTACTTTTCACAAATAATGCAACGATTGCTAAAGTAAATCCCATGTTGTCTAAAGACAAAACAAATGCAGTAGTAGTAAAAGATAAGCATTGGAATCAGCATTCATTAGATAATAAGTTAGAAGCCGTTGATATTAACAAATTTGTAGAAAATTTACCCGGCTATAAAGCCCAAAATCTAACATTAAACTTTATGATTTCATTTTTATTTATTATTTCAGCAACAGTTATCGGTATCTTTTTATATGTTATGACCTTACAAAAAATTAATCTTTTCGGCGTCTTAAAGGCACAAGGTTTTACAAATGGTTATTTAGCCAAAGTCGTGTTATCACAAACCTTTATATTATCTCTAATCGGTACAGTTATCGGCTTAGCATTAACGTTATTAACGAGTCTATTTTTACCAAGTGCGGTGCCGGTAGTATTTAATTATGCAACGTTACTTATTTTTGGAGTAGTTTTAATCATAATTTCAATGTTGGGCAGTCTATTTTCCGTCTTAACCATTAGAAAGATCGACCCATTACAAGCAATCGGCTAGAGAGGTGAAGTAAATGTTAACTTTTAAAAATGTGACTAAAGATTTTAAAGATGGCAATCACATTATAGAAGCAGTGAAGCAAACAAATTTAACGTTTGATAAAGGACAATTGGTAGCAATTGTAGGCCCTTCAGGTTCGGGTAAAAGTACGTTTTTAACGATAGCAGGCGCACTACAAACACCGACATCAGGTGAAGTTTATATCAATGATACAGCCTTATCTACGATGAAACAAAAGCAACTCGCGCAGACACGTATGAGCGAAATTGGCTTTATATTACAAGCAACAAATTTAGTTCCATTCTTAACCGTGAAACAGCAATTTAAGTTATTAAAAAAACGTAAAAAAGATGTCATGTCCGACCAAGCATTGCAAGAATTATTAGCACAATTAGGCTTATCTGATATTCAAAACAAATTACCTAGCGCCATTTCAGGTGGCCAAAAACAACGTGTTGCGATTGCTAAAGCACTTTATACTAACCCATCAATCATCTTAGCAGATGAACCAACCGCTTCACTTGATACCGAAAACGCAATGGAAGTTATGAAAATCTTACAAGAACAAACAAAGAAACGCGATAAAACATGTATTATCGTTACACATGACGAACGCCTCACAACTTACTGCGATAAGGTATATCATATGAAAGATGGCAATTTAGCGTTAACATAATAAAAAATGCCCTACAAATCATTTATTTTGTAGGGCATTTTTTATTTTAAGCTTGGTTATTACTATTACATTTTTTTATTATTTCACTAACTTTATTTTTTATTGCTTGTGTACTCGGCTTTATAATTTCTTGAGGACTATATACAAGAGGATTATCTATCAAATAATCCCTTAAAGTTCGACTCCAAGCCATATTAATTTCTGTATTAAAATTAATTTTAGCGTGGCCATAACTAATAGCTTTAGTTACGTCTTCATCTGATAGTCCTGAAGCACCATGTAACACTAAAGGAATATTTAGCATCTTATTAATTTGCTTCATTCGATCAAAGTCCAAATCCGGTTCTCCTTTATATTCACCGTGTACAGAACCCAAGGCCGGAGCTAATGTATCAATACCGCTCTCATATACTAATTGTTTACAATCTTCTATGCTTGCGTATTTTAAATCATTAGTTAATCCATCTTCAGTGCCTCCAACGGCACCTACTTCTCCTTCAACATAAACTTTATTACGTTGCGCATAATTTACTACTTGTCTCGTTAATTCAACATTTTCATCAATTGGCAACTTTGACCCATCATACATTACTGAATCATAGCCAGCATCAATAGCTTTATGGCAGCCTTCCACACTCAAACCATGATCTAAATGTAATATCACTGGTACAGATATATTCATAGCTTTCACTTTTTTCTTGATTACGTATGCTATAAAATCATAACCACCTAAAAATGAAATGTTTTTATCTGTTGTACCTAATATTATTGGAGATTGTTGCTCTTCAGCCGCCGCTAAGACACCCTCAATCCAAACAAGCCCGTTAATATTTATTTGTGGAATTGCATAGCGTTTTTTAAATGCCTCTAAAATATATTTCTTCATATAACATTAACCTCCACTTAAAAATTAATAGCGTTTAGCATTTAAAAGATGTTGGTCAATGCTTTCACGAGCTTTATTTACGCTATTTTTATCAGAGTCTTGCGATACTCCTACATGCCAAAACGAAGAATAGTCACCAGTCATAGTTTTTGGTAAAACTTTTATATCAATTAATGTAGATTGTTTACTATTTTTGGCAGCTGATAAAGCATTTTTTAAATCCTCAGCTGATTTTACTTTGAATGTATTCGCACCATAGCCTTCTGCCACTTTAGCATAATCAATATTCATGACATTTCCTTCATTATCCAGTAACTCTGTGCAAAAACTGTCACTGCCATTGCCCATTTGTAAATTATTAATACATCCATAACCACTATTATCAAAAAGTAAGATATTGATTTTATAGTTGTACTGTAATGCTGTGAGCAATTCAGTATGTAACATTAGAAAACTACCATCACCAACTAATGCATATACCTCTTTATTTTGTTCTGCTATTTTTGCACCTAATGCCCCTGCAATTTCATAACCCATGGTTGAATAACCATATTCCATGTTATACGTATTAAAACCTGTTGATTGCCATAATCGCTCTAAATCACCAGGTAAAGAACCTGCAGCTGCTACAACAATTGCATCATCATCTATCAAGTTGTTAATTTCTATTAGTGCGTTAGTTTGAGGTAATGAAGTTGATAAGGATTGTCTATATTCATTAAGATGTTCAGCATCAAAATGTTCTGCTATTTCGGGTGTATAATTTTCAGACTCGCTATCAATTTTTTCTAATCTTAATCGTTCTGCATGCCATTCTTGTTGTAAGTTTTTTAATTTATCTGAAAACTCAAAACGAACTGAAGCTAATGCTTTATTTAAAATGCTTATACTTTCTCTAGCATCCCCTATAACTTGTAAGGCATCCATTTTATAAGCATCCACTCTGTTTACATTCAAGTTGATGAATTTTGTTGACTTAAACTCAAATGCTGTTTTAGAACTAGTAGTAAAATCAGAATAACGCGTACCAACACCGATAATTACATCAGCAATTTTGGCATATTCATTAGCAACACTATTTCCAGT
The Staphylococcus kloosii genome window above contains:
- a CDS encoding amidohydrolase family protein, producing MNSITFEEHFVLKEVQQQMGDALKPSPNGVPLNAMLEALEKETGFSNEDEITNHDQRIKFMDEQDVQMQVLSYGNGSPSLLKGEKAIELCQYTNDRLKQYIDEHSDRFLGFATLPINEPEAAATELKRCINELGFKGALIFGRPNGKFLDNPEFDVIFETAEQLDVPIYLHPAPISDEAYQAYYQSDNYSDATAATFASFGYGWHIDVGIHAMRLVLSGLFDRHPNLSMIIGHWGEFTPFFYERMDDIIHAPHLDHDPSYYFKTNFYITPSGMLTKPQFDMVKNAVGIDHILYSADYPYVKPENLGTFLAELGLTSEEQDKVNYKNAQKLLKLK
- a CDS encoding alpha/beta hydrolase, translating into MNTIDLPGAKLRYYQVGQGPILILIPGANGTGDIFLPLAERLKEHFTVVAIDRRDYGNSELTQSLPEEASNPNSEYRVKRDAHDVAALAQQLSEEPVYVLGSSSGAIVAMHVLKEHPEVVKEIAFHEPPINTFLPDSDYWKEKNDEIVKIALNEGLQQAMQVFGKTLNIAPLDAKSMSQPVSENDEDQKAQYERMMFWVEYEIRQYTHSNITIADLAHYKDKVVLFNGTDSKGSFPQDVNFYINEQTDIKLLDIPGGHLGYVQKPDGFAEVLLNTWK
- a CDS encoding nuclear transport factor 2 family protein; translation: MLFERNNAYTTDSLLAKADIQELITFERFSRDNSLWDSMRTCFADDAHINISWFSGSGEEFVESSKAMNRYAPHQIYNSQIWINNERAIAIMQVTIQTRLSINDVQMQLNSDAKIIYCLTKIENTWYIHHMECVYEKDSLTPVFPSSMTLEQQDFKSYRSSYACLSYCLNYLGYEVNHDLQGIDRPDALNTFYQHLDHWLTYRSDSLK
- a CDS encoding amidohydrolase family protein, translating into MNKIDMHSHYISPGFAQFLDDYFDGQGDGVPTPHFSIDNYLSLMQEADIDYGVLSISSPHLSAAPDEEMLKLTEEVNDYGANLTKSYKDKIGFFASLPLPLVEESVRAIDYALDVQNAHGFTLPTNARGIYLGDQRLDDILAKLNERHALVAIHPNEPKPINDDIKAEILTPLMEFFFDTTRTIIFMNQNNVFSRYPNIKWIVPHSGALLPIIVQRVDMGNKMFDVENQPDDLEQTMQSLYFDLAGKVLPHQLPTLLTMVDENKIVYGADAPYTTDNVVKLLNDELESSSLLTDEQRQKLFYDNAQNLISN
- a CDS encoding NAD-dependent formate dehydrogenase, whose product is MKIVALFPEATNEANSNQLLDDSHALDLKAYLEKYDEDIEFIVVNNDQDIDQHIEDMDVVISAPFLPAYMDAKRINKASKLKLAITAGVGSDHVDLEAASANDITVVEVTGCNTISVAEHTVMDILILLRNYEEGHRQSRDGEWNLSAVGNNAYELQGKQVGIFGYGQIGELVAQRLQPFNVEVKHYRRSSQEDTPYSIYTDFDDLVATSDVLVILSPLTPETDDLFNYDVLSRMKKGSYVVNTARGKIVNKDDIVKLLEDGHIQGYGGDVWYPQPAPDDHPWRTMPLNAMTIHYSGMTLESQARIEQGVKKLLHNFINNEAFGDKDVIVASGDIRNNSYKSK
- a CDS encoding alcohol dehydrogenase catalytic domain-containing protein, coding for MKAVTFQGQKQMEVRQVEDPKIEETTDAIIKITATGICGSDLHLYHQGDLMMDPGFVIGHEPMGIVEEVGKDVKKLKKGDRVVIPFNIGCGECYYCQNEMESQCDNSNQDPINWKMDNGGLFGFGNMHGNHWGGQAEYLRVPYADFSSFVVPDSDMKDEQVLFLSDVVPTAYWSVEHSGVKKGDTVIVLGCGPIGLMAQKFAKLKGAKRVIGVDNVDHRLEHAKQYNQVEVYNFSKEQEIGKLLREETQGGADVVIDCVGMDGQVKASEQQLGADSAQRGTISPIDTAAEAVRKFGTIQLTGVYASPADNFPLNLIFNRDVEMKTGQAPVIHLMPKLYDMIRDNVFNPTDIITHNMPLDKASEAYDIFDQKKDNNIKVVLKP
- a CDS encoding MFS transporter → MRKKVIVTSMGNAIEWFDFALYAQLAVYISKNFFGNVADKNQLLFTFGTFAIAFLVRPIGAIFFGYIGDRYGRKVVLTTTITIMASSTLALGILPTSSQIGVLAPVLLLLVRMLQSFSTGGEYSGAMTYIVESSPDNKRGRLTSVLEMGTMIGNALAAIIVATLLYSLSAQQINTWGWRLPFLLAAPFGIIVVYLRYRLDETPSFKNRTEEAQNHLLTAFKNYKKEAIIMTVAVIFLNVNNYMFLTYLPSFLKTNVGLAPQFSTVLNAIALILMLPFIFSFGLLSDKFNNKSVILVGLGSFVCFSIPAFLLMNGNNHIFIVFIGIMIFAIMLSVFNGVMPSTLPAITHTNVRMKFLSIIYNIGTAIFGGLTPFILSLLSNLKSGQLNPAFYLMIVNIIGFIVFSIYFKATSNKPLKGSKPNVSSNE
- a CDS encoding ABC transporter permease, with amino-acid sequence MFLAWNEIKRNKLKFSLIIGVLIMISYLLFLLSGLANGLINMNREGIDKWHADAIILKKDANQTVEQSNFKLDKAPKDYKQQASLKQSGVIVSNSKHEENALLFGVTKDSFLMPKLIAGHNFKKDNQVVADETLKEKGFHLGDKLSLSQSDEKLKIVGFSSSAKYNASPVLFTNNATIAKVNPMLSKDKTNAVVVKDKHWNQHSLDNKLEAVDINKFVENLPGYKAQNLTLNFMISFLFIISATVIGIFLYVMTLQKINLFGVLKAQGFTNGYLAKVVLSQTFILSLIGTVIGLALTLLTSLFLPSAVPVVFNYATLLIFGVVLIIISMLGSLFSVLTIRKIDPLQAIG
- a CDS encoding ABC transporter ATP-binding protein, with translation MLTFKNVTKDFKDGNHIIEAVKQTNLTFDKGQLVAIVGPSGSGKSTFLTIAGALQTPTSGEVYINDTALSTMKQKQLAQTRMSEIGFILQATNLVPFLTVKQQFKLLKKRKKDVMSDQALQELLAQLGLSDIQNKLPSAISGGQKQRVAIAKALYTNPSIILADEPTASLDTENAMEVMKILQEQTKKRDKTCIIVTHDERLTTYCDKVYHMKDGNLALT
- a CDS encoding class II fructose-bisphosphate aldolase, whose product is MKKYILEAFKKRYAIPQININGLVWIEGVLAAAEEQQSPIILGTTDKNISFLGGYDFIAYVIKKKVKAMNISVPVILHLDHGLSVEGCHKAIDAGYDSVMYDGSKLPIDENVELTRQVVNYAQRNKVYVEGEVGAVGGTEDGLTNDLKYASIEDCKQLVYESGIDTLAPALGSVHGEYKGEPDLDFDRMKQINKMLNIPLVLHGASGLSDEDVTKAISYGHAKINFNTEINMAWSRTLRDYLIDNPLVYSPQEIIKPSTQAIKNKVSEIIKKCNSNNQA
- the iolD gene encoding 3D-(3,5/4)-trihydroxycyclohexane-1,2-dione acylhydrolase (decyclizing) — protein: MTDTIRITTGEAIIKFLKQQYIVIDGKEQRFVDGIMNIFGHGNVLGLGEAMSKYQDDFKILQGKNEQGMTHVAISYSKQNLRQKIYAVTSSVGPGSANLVTAAGTALANHIPVLLLPGDTFATRQPDPVLQQIEQQQSIGITTNDALKPVSRYFDRITRPEQIMSALIRAFEVMTNPATAGPATIALSQDVQGESYDFPKEFFEKRLHYVDRVTPPTRAIDEAIDIIKNSKNPLVIVGGGAKYSEAQNEVKEFLKNTGIPMVETQAGKSTILSTESYNLGGLGVTGNSVANEYAKIADVIIGVGTRYSDFTTSSKTAFEFKSTKFINLNVNRVDAYKMDALQVIGDARESISILNKALASVRFEFSDKLKNLQQEWHAERLRLEKIDSESENYTPEIAEHFDAEHLNEYRQSLSTSLPQTNALIEINNLIDDDAIVVAAAGSLPGDLERLWQSTGFNTYNMEYGYSTMGYEIAGALGAKIAEQNKEVYALVGDGSFLMLHTELLTALQYNYKINILLFDNSGYGCINNLQMGNGSDSFCTELLDNEGNVMNIDYAKVAEGYGANTFKVKSAEDLKNALSAAKNSKQSTLIDIKVLPKTMTGDYSSFWHVGVSQDSDKNSVNKARESIDQHLLNAKRY